A genome region from Rhodanobacter thiooxydans includes the following:
- a CDS encoding fimbrial protein, whose product MNKTLLCTALVAAVAATALAPTAQAASSGTINFTGKVLADTCVIQINNSTSNVVALPTVMTAAFGAAAGNVAGATNFTVDLSNCDTNTANANMAFTAGPSIDTTSGNLKNATAGGSNVQIQLLNSTSAVINTSTQANAPVIAVRGGTGFTTLTAQYVSTATATTAGLVTSSVGFTLTYL is encoded by the coding sequence ATGAACAAGACCCTGCTTTGCACCGCCCTGGTTGCCGCCGTCGCCGCCACCGCCCTTGCTCCGACTGCCCAGGCGGCCAGCAGCGGCACCATCAATTTCACCGGCAAGGTGTTGGCCGACACCTGCGTCATCCAGATCAACAACAGCACGAGCAACGTGGTCGCCCTGCCGACCGTCATGACCGCCGCGTTTGGTGCGGCCGCGGGCAACGTGGCCGGCGCCACCAACTTCACCGTCGACCTGAGCAACTGCGACACGAATACCGCGAACGCCAACATGGCGTTCACCGCCGGCCCCAGCATCGACACCACCAGCGGCAACCTGAAGAACGCCACCGCCGGTGGCTCGAACGTGCAGATCCAGCTGCTGAACAGCACCAGCGCGGTCATCAACACGTCGACCCAGGCCAACGCCCCGGTCATCGCGGTCAGGGGCGGCACCGGCTTCACCACGCTCACGGCTCAGTACGTCTCGACCGCCACGGCCACCACGGCGGGCCTGGTCACCTCGTCGGTCGGTTTCACGCTGACCTATCTGTAA
- a CDS encoding class I SAM-dependent rRNA methyltransferase has protein sequence MNTPAALPVIRLKSDRAPGHPWVWSAQLHKPEAELPPGSVVEVHDAKGRFVGRALWNGHARIALRLLDTHADAVIDADWIAARIARAVQLRRDWLQLDAVSDAWRVVHSEGDGLSGLIVDRYADVLVIEYFAAGMWRFREAIHTALLTHFPGAQLYWFAESHVQKQESFDCRSPEVPAPFEVHEHGLRFHAAPGLGHKTGFFADQRDNRKRFAELAKDRRVLDLCCNAGGFAVHAMAAGAREAVGVDLDASILEVARANAAANNVAATFEQADIFDWVRAAVTRGERYDAVVLDPAKLTRDRSKVMDALKKYFAMNRMVLDIIPPGGLLLTCSCTGLVGEAEFLEMLRRVALNAGREIQVLEVRGPGADHPFRTDVPEGRYLKAAFCRVE, from the coding sequence ATGAATACGCCCGCCGCGCTCCCCGTCATCCGCCTGAAGTCCGACCGCGCTCCCGGCCACCCGTGGGTGTGGTCGGCGCAGCTGCACAAGCCGGAGGCGGAGCTGCCGCCGGGCAGCGTGGTCGAGGTGCACGACGCGAAAGGCCGCTTCGTGGGTCGCGCGCTCTGGAACGGCCACGCGCGCATCGCGTTGCGCCTGCTCGACACGCATGCGGATGCGGTGATCGACGCTGACTGGATCGCCGCGCGGATCGCCCGCGCAGTGCAGCTGCGCCGCGACTGGCTGCAGCTCGATGCCGTCAGCGACGCCTGGCGCGTGGTGCACAGCGAGGGCGACGGACTCTCCGGGCTGATCGTGGACCGCTACGCCGACGTCCTCGTCATCGAATACTTCGCTGCCGGCATGTGGCGTTTCCGCGAGGCGATTCACACCGCCTTGCTCACGCATTTCCCCGGCGCGCAGCTGTACTGGTTTGCCGAGTCGCACGTGCAGAAGCAGGAGTCGTTCGACTGCCGCAGCCCCGAGGTGCCGGCGCCATTCGAGGTGCACGAACATGGGCTGCGCTTCCACGCCGCGCCGGGCCTGGGCCACAAGACCGGCTTCTTCGCCGACCAGCGCGACAACCGCAAGCGCTTCGCGGAACTGGCGAAAGACCGTCGCGTGCTCGACCTGTGCTGCAATGCCGGCGGCTTCGCCGTGCACGCGATGGCGGCCGGCGCGCGCGAGGCGGTCGGCGTGGATCTGGATGCGAGCATCCTGGAAGTAGCCCGCGCTAACGCCGCCGCCAACAACGTCGCGGCGACGTTCGAGCAGGCCGACATCTTCGACTGGGTGCGCGCCGCGGTGACGCGCGGCGAGCGCTACGACGCGGTGGTGCTCGACCCGGCCAAGCTCACCCGCGACCGCAGCAAGGTGATGGACGCGCTGAAGAAATACTTCGCGATGAACCGCATGGTGCTGGACATCATCCCGCCTGGCGGCCTGCTGCTGACCTGCTCGTGCACCGGCCTGGTCGGCGAGGCCGAGTTCCTGGAGATGCTGCGCCGGGTGGCGCTCAACGCCGGCCGCGAGATCCAGGTGCTGGAAGTGCGCGGCCCCGGCGCCGACCACCCGTTCCGCACCGACGTGCCGGAAGGCCGCTACCTGAAGGCGGCGTTCTGCCGGGTGGAGTGA
- the folE gene encoding GTP cyclohydrolase I FolE, translating into MCMSNQPPNDVSQEQAEEAVRTLLRWAGDDPAREGLLDTPKRVVKAYRDWFSGYESDPGDYLRRTFSEVDGYDEMVVLRDIQFESHCEHHMAPIIGRAHVGYLPTNRVVGISKLARVVDGFARRFQVQETLTAQIAQCIQETLQPAGVAVVVDASHECMTTRGVHKRGVSMVTSQMLGTFREDARTRAEFLQFIGIHGGHR; encoded by the coding sequence ATCTGCATGAGCAACCAGCCCCCGAACGATGTCAGCCAGGAGCAGGCCGAGGAGGCCGTGCGCACGCTGCTGCGCTGGGCCGGCGACGATCCCGCTCGCGAGGGCCTGCTGGACACGCCCAAGCGGGTGGTGAAGGCGTACCGCGACTGGTTCTCCGGCTACGAGTCCGACCCGGGCGACTACCTGCGCCGCACCTTCAGCGAGGTGGACGGCTACGACGAGATGGTGGTGCTGCGCGACATCCAGTTCGAGAGCCACTGCGAGCACCACATGGCGCCGATCATCGGCCGTGCCCACGTCGGCTACCTGCCGACCAACCGGGTGGTCGGCATCAGCAAGCTGGCGCGCGTGGTGGACGGCTTCGCGCGCCGCTTCCAGGTGCAGGAGACGCTCACCGCGCAGATCGCCCAGTGCATCCAGGAGACCCTGCAGCCGGCCGGCGTGGCGGTGGTGGTCGACGCCAGCCACGAATGCATGACCACCCGCGGCGTGCACAAGCGCGGCGTGTCGATGGTGACCAGCCAGATGCTCGGCACCTTCCGCGAGGACGCGCGCACCCGCGCCGAGTTCCTGCAGTTCATCGGCATCCACGGCGGCCACCGCTGA
- a CDS encoding alpha/beta hydrolase, giving the protein MGAVVAIAVAIFAANHSGHRRGQDKGLPPAAIASPAPAVKVAPAKPATWKLGAVTLSACELAQPNSGLSTAAWCADFPVPENRDDPHIRTIKLKLAVLRSRAQVASPDMLAFLAGGPGQAATDSAGTVASVLKPLLAHRHVLLLDQRGTGGSNALDCKATAEATTPADDSTFDADKLRAAAAACLKQLAGHADPRYYTTTIAAQDLEDVRKALGAPPLDLVGVSYGTRMAQQYLRRFPDAVRSVVLDSAVPNELALGEDFARNLDDALKAQFVRCTAEPACKAKFGDPDQTLYQLRDALRANPHQVSFRDPQNYQTVKRMLDEDALASVVRMFAYTPATAALLPLSIDAAARGDVGPLLGQAKLLSGELSELMGSGMQYSVICAEDADLLTARPQDAQTMLGTRMVDALKAVCSVWPKGTRPVDFHAPLKTAKPVLLLAGQYDPVTPPRYADEVAKGLPNARVLVLKGQAHSVMATGCTPQLIQHFVEQPEPKTLDASCLDRLQPTPIFIDFNGSTP; this is encoded by the coding sequence ATGGGGGCGGTGGTCGCCATCGCGGTGGCGATCTTTGCCGCCAACCACAGCGGCCATCGCCGCGGGCAGGACAAGGGCCTGCCGCCCGCGGCCATCGCCTCACCAGCGCCTGCCGTGAAAGTGGCTCCGGCCAAACCGGCGACATGGAAGCTCGGCGCCGTCACCCTGTCCGCCTGCGAGCTGGCGCAGCCGAATAGCGGGCTCAGCACGGCGGCGTGGTGTGCCGATTTTCCGGTGCCGGAGAACCGCGACGATCCGCACATCCGCACGATCAAGCTGAAGCTGGCCGTGCTGCGCTCGCGTGCGCAGGTGGCCAGCCCGGACATGCTGGCCTTCCTCGCCGGTGGCCCCGGCCAGGCGGCGACCGATTCGGCCGGCACCGTGGCGTCGGTGCTGAAGCCGCTGCTGGCGCATCGTCACGTGCTGCTGCTGGACCAGCGCGGCACCGGCGGCTCGAATGCGCTCGACTGCAAGGCAACCGCCGAGGCCACCACTCCGGCGGACGACAGCACGTTCGATGCCGACAAGCTGCGCGCGGCCGCCGCCGCGTGCCTGAAGCAGCTGGCCGGTCACGCCGATCCGCGCTACTACACCACCACCATCGCGGCGCAGGATCTGGAGGACGTGCGCAAGGCGCTCGGCGCACCGCCGCTCGACCTGGTCGGTGTGTCCTACGGCACGCGGATGGCGCAGCAGTACCTGCGGCGCTTCCCGGATGCGGTGCGCAGCGTGGTGCTGGACAGCGCGGTGCCGAACGAACTGGCGCTGGGCGAGGATTTCGCGCGCAACCTGGACGACGCGCTGAAGGCGCAATTCGTCCGCTGCACTGCGGAGCCGGCGTGCAAGGCGAAGTTCGGCGACCCGGACCAGACCCTGTACCAGTTGCGCGACGCGCTGCGCGCCAACCCGCACCAGGTCAGCTTCCGCGACCCGCAGAACTACCAGACGGTGAAGCGGATGCTGGACGAGGATGCGCTGGCCAGCGTGGTGCGCATGTTCGCCTATACGCCGGCCACCGCCGCGCTGCTGCCGCTGTCGATCGACGCCGCCGCACGCGGCGACGTCGGCCCGTTGCTCGGCCAGGCCAAACTGCTTTCCGGCGAGCTGTCCGAGCTGATGGGCAGCGGCATGCAGTATTCGGTGATCTGCGCCGAGGATGCGGACCTGCTCACGGCGCGCCCGCAGGACGCGCAGACCATGCTGGGCACGCGCATGGTCGATGCGCTGAAGGCGGTCTGCTCGGTCTGGCCCAAGGGCACGCGCCCGGTCGATTTTCACGCTCCGCTGAAGACGGCCAAGCCGGTGCTGCTGCTGGCCGGGCAGTATGACCCGGTGACCCCGCCGCGCTACGCCGACGAGGTGGCGAAGGGCCTGCCCAACGCGCGCGTGCTAGTGCTCAAGGGCCAGGCGCACAGCGTGATGGCGACCGGCTGCACGCCGCAGCTGATCCAGCATTTCGTCGAGCAGCCCGAGCCGAAGACGCTGGACGCGAGCTGCCTGGACCGCCTGCAGCCCACGCCGATCTTCATCGACTTCAACGGTTCAACCCCTTAA
- a CDS encoding EF-hand domain-containing protein, with translation MRLAAALALLAAATALAQDTRSEYLQAFDRDGDGRVSEAEYLAYMGRGFQAMDRNGDGILETDELPGGRGQPITLTEYQDNLRRQFHKLDRNHDGYLDAKELTAPPR, from the coding sequence GTGCGGCTGGCTGCCGCGCTGGCACTGCTGGCGGCGGCGACCGCGCTGGCGCAGGACACGCGTTCGGAGTACCTGCAGGCGTTCGACCGCGACGGCGACGGCCGGGTCAGCGAGGCCGAGTACCTGGCGTACATGGGCCGCGGCTTCCAGGCGATGGACCGCAACGGCGACGGCATCCTCGAAACCGACGAATTGCCCGGTGGCCGCGGCCAGCCGATCACGCTCACGGAATACCAGGACAACCTGCGCCGGCAGTTCCACAAGCTCGACCGCAACCACGATGGCTACCTCGACGCGAAGGAACTGACCGCGCCACCGCGCTGA
- a CDS encoding helix-turn-helix transcriptional regulator: MHNHVRELRGEHGWSQADLAKRLDVSRQTVNAIETGRYDPSLPLAFKLAKLFGRPIESIFDPGSST, translated from the coding sequence ATGCATAACCACGTGCGCGAACTGCGCGGCGAACATGGCTGGTCGCAGGCCGACCTGGCCAAGCGGCTGGACGTGTCGCGGCAGACCGTCAATGCGATCGAGACCGGCCGCTACGACCCCAGCCTGCCACTGGCGTTCAAGCTTGCGAAACTGTTTGGCCGTCCAATTGAATCGATTTTCGATCCAGGGAGCAGCACGTGA
- a CDS encoding NAD(P)/FAD-dependent oxidoreductase produces the protein MEHIHDYLIIGGGMTADAAAKAIREVDAAANVGMVGAEAQAPYQRPPLSKSLWKGDKSVADIDLATAASGAVLHMGRRIESLDRVARTARDDHGDSYRYRRLLLATGATPRRLPFEGGERIIHFRTLDDYQALRRYAKPGAFIAVIGGGFIGCELAASLCALGCKVSLLFPGGTIGAGRYPEGLARYLDAYYRDRGVDVRSGVRVEGSNPTDGGVELTLSDGSLLRVEAAVAGLGVTPNTALAEQAGLAVDNGIVVDAQLRSSDADIWAAGDVANFHNPALGRRLRVEHEDAAVSMGRHAGRAMAGVAGEYTVLPFFYSDLFDLGYEAVGLLDTRLEVVEDWREPNREGVVYYLDGGRVRGVLLWNTWDQVGAARELVAQAGPFDAASLRGRLPQKP, from the coding sequence ATGGAACACATCCACGATTACCTGATCATCGGCGGCGGCATGACCGCCGATGCGGCTGCCAAGGCGATCCGCGAGGTCGATGCCGCGGCGAACGTCGGCATGGTCGGCGCCGAGGCGCAGGCGCCGTACCAGCGTCCGCCGTTGTCCAAGTCGCTGTGGAAGGGCGACAAGTCGGTGGCCGACATCGACCTGGCTACCGCGGCCAGCGGCGCTGTGCTGCATATGGGGCGGCGCATCGAGTCGCTGGACCGGGTCGCGCGTACCGCGCGCGACGACCACGGCGACAGCTACCGCTACCGCCGCCTGCTGCTGGCCACTGGCGCCACCCCGCGCCGGCTGCCGTTCGAGGGCGGCGAGCGGATCATCCATTTCCGCACGCTGGACGATTACCAGGCCTTGCGGCGCTACGCCAAGCCTGGCGCCTTCATCGCGGTGATCGGCGGCGGCTTCATCGGCTGCGAACTGGCCGCATCGCTGTGCGCCCTCGGCTGCAAGGTGAGCCTGCTGTTTCCCGGCGGGACGATCGGCGCGGGGCGCTATCCCGAGGGCCTGGCGCGCTATCTCGACGCGTACTACCGCGATCGCGGCGTGGACGTGCGCAGCGGCGTGCGCGTGGAGGGCAGCAACCCCACCGATGGTGGCGTCGAGCTGACGCTGTCCGACGGCAGCCTGCTGCGCGTGGAGGCGGCGGTGGCCGGCCTCGGCGTGACGCCGAACACCGCGCTGGCCGAACAGGCCGGGCTAGCCGTCGACAACGGCATCGTGGTCGACGCGCAGCTGCGCAGCAGCGATGCGGACATCTGGGCCGCCGGCGACGTGGCCAATTTCCACAATCCGGCGTTGGGCCGGCGCCTGCGCGTGGAGCACGAGGACGCGGCGGTCAGCATGGGCCGCCATGCCGGCCGCGCGATGGCCGGCGTGGCCGGGGAATATACCGTATTGCCGTTCTTCTATTCGGACCTGTTCGACCTCGGCTACGAGGCGGTCGGCCTGCTCGACACGCGCCTTGAGGTGGTCGAGGACTGGCGCGAGCCGAACCGCGAGGGCGTGGTGTATTACCTGGACGGTGGCCGCGTGCGCGGCGTGTTGCTGTGGAACACGTGGGACCAGGTGGGTGCCGCGCGCGAGCTGGTCGCGCAGGCCGGCCCGTTCGACGCCGCTTCGCTGCGCGGGCGGCTGCCGCAAAAACCCTGA
- a CDS encoding fimbrial biogenesis chaperone, translating to MKSLLCALGAALLVLGASTGSAHASVVIAGTRVVFPAANGEVTVRLSNAGNQPALIEAWIDGGNPDSTPDSAKVPFLITPPLARMNAGKGQSLRIVYTGQPLPTDRESLFWLNVLEIPPKPTAKPGEEQNTLQFAVRSRLKLFFRPANLAGEPATAAQQITWGVVTDGNGYALEARNPTPYHITFSKLSLSVGGATYAPANGMVAPRSSLRLPVKRLDRAPAAGSTVDYTVINDFGAAASYQGTITP from the coding sequence ATGAAAAGCCTGCTCTGCGCCCTCGGTGCAGCCTTGCTGGTGCTTGGCGCCAGCACCGGCTCCGCCCACGCCAGCGTGGTGATTGCCGGTACGCGCGTGGTGTTTCCGGCGGCCAACGGCGAGGTCACCGTGCGCCTGAGCAATGCCGGCAACCAGCCGGCCCTGATCGAGGCGTGGATCGACGGCGGCAATCCCGATTCCACCCCCGACAGCGCCAAGGTGCCGTTCCTGATCACGCCGCCGCTGGCGCGCATGAACGCGGGCAAGGGCCAGAGCCTGCGCATCGTCTACACCGGCCAGCCGCTGCCCACCGATCGCGAGTCGCTGTTCTGGCTGAACGTGCTGGAGATTCCGCCCAAGCCCACGGCGAAGCCGGGCGAAGAGCAGAACACGCTGCAGTTCGCCGTGCGTTCGCGGCTCAAGCTCTTTTTCCGCCCGGCCAACCTGGCCGGCGAGCCTGCCACCGCGGCCCAACAGATCACCTGGGGCGTGGTCACGGACGGCAATGGCTACGCACTGGAGGCCCGCAACCCCACGCCGTACCACATCACTTTCAGCAAGCTGTCGCTGAGTGTCGGCGGCGCGACGTATGCGCCGGCCAACGGCATGGTGGCGCCACGGTCGTCGCTGCGCCTGCCGGTCAAGCGGCTGGACCGCGCGCCGGCGGCGGGCAGCACGGTCGACTACACCGTCATCAATGACTTCGGTGCCGCCGCGTCCTACCAGGGCACCATCACGCCGTGA
- a CDS encoding ATP-binding cassette domain-containing protein: protein MIEVRDLHKAFGAVKAVDGVSFTARDGEITGLLGPNGAGKTTTLRMLYTLMTPDRGQVLVDGIDAAADPLGVRRQLGVLPDARGLYKRLTARENIDYFGRLHGLPEDLLASRREALVKALEMVDIADRRTEGFSQGQRVKTAIARALVHDPRNVILDEPTNGLDVMATRALRQFMRRLKDEGRCVLFSSHIMQEVAALCDRIVVIAHGRVVADESPDALRAQTGESNLEDAFVKIIGTDEGLAA from the coding sequence ATGATCGAGGTAAGGGATTTGCACAAGGCGTTCGGCGCGGTGAAAGCCGTCGACGGCGTCAGCTTCACCGCCCGCGACGGCGAGATCACCGGCCTGCTCGGTCCCAACGGCGCGGGCAAGACGACCACCTTGCGCATGCTCTACACGCTGATGACGCCCGATCGCGGCCAGGTGCTGGTGGACGGCATCGACGCGGCGGCCGACCCGCTCGGCGTGCGCCGCCAGCTCGGTGTGCTGCCGGATGCGCGTGGCCTGTACAAGCGACTGACCGCGCGCGAGAACATCGACTACTTCGGCCGCCTGCACGGCCTGCCGGAGGATCTGCTGGCTAGCCGGCGCGAGGCGCTGGTGAAGGCGCTGGAGATGGTCGACATCGCCGACCGCCGCACCGAGGGTTTCTCGCAGGGCCAGCGGGTGAAGACCGCGATCGCCCGTGCGCTGGTACACGACCCGCGCAACGTGATCCTCGACGAGCCGACCAACGGCCTCGACGTGATGGCCACCCGCGCGCTGCGCCAGTTCATGCGGCGGCTGAAGGACGAGGGCCGCTGCGTGCTGTTCTCCAGCCACATCATGCAGGAGGTCGCCGCGCTGTGCGACCGCATCGTGGTGATCGCGCACGGCCGCGTGGTAGCCGACGAATCGCCCGACGCGCTGCGCGCGCAGACCGGCGAATCCAACCTGGAGGACGCCTTCGTGAAGATCATCGGCACCGATGAGGGACTGGCGGCATGA
- a CDS encoding ABC transporter permease yields MSTTPSKTRPSSAFLTVFLKEVKENLRDRRTLMSAFLTGPLLGPLLFVMLINLTLNRELDKAEQPLPVPVIGAEYAPNLMNALKAGGVLAAAPVADPAPAVRKQDADVVLRVAPGYGKAWRQGEPVQVELFYDSSQRDANSSVERVTQLVEGYARQQGAMRLVARGLSPSTAWPLQVARRDQATPQSRAVLMFAMLPYFFVITIFMGGMYLAIDLTAGERERQSLEPLFANPVARWKILCGKLAAICAFSTASLLITLLAFAVVGQFIPAEKIGMELDLGLHFATYALLLMLPLVLLLAALQSMVAAFAKSYREAQTYISLLMLVPIIPSLLLSFMPIKAQAWMYAVPLLGQNLGIMQLLRGDGVSAAQIGLCLAGSLAAALIALLATAQLYRSEKLAISA; encoded by the coding sequence ATGAGCACGACCCCATCGAAAACCCGGCCCAGCAGCGCCTTCCTCACCGTGTTCCTGAAAGAGGTGAAGGAAAACCTGCGCGATCGCCGCACCTTGATGAGCGCCTTCCTCACCGGCCCGCTGCTGGGCCCGCTGCTGTTCGTGATGCTGATCAACCTCACCTTGAACCGCGAGCTGGACAAGGCGGAGCAGCCGCTGCCGGTGCCGGTGATCGGCGCCGAGTACGCACCGAACCTGATGAACGCACTGAAGGCGGGCGGCGTGCTGGCCGCCGCGCCGGTGGCCGACCCCGCGCCGGCGGTGCGCAAGCAGGACGCCGACGTGGTGCTGCGCGTCGCCCCCGGCTACGGCAAGGCCTGGCGCCAGGGCGAGCCGGTGCAGGTGGAGCTGTTCTACGACTCCTCGCAGCGCGACGCGAACAGCTCGGTGGAGCGGGTCACCCAGCTGGTGGAAGGCTACGCGCGCCAGCAGGGCGCGATGCGGCTGGTGGCGCGCGGGCTGTCACCAAGCACCGCGTGGCCGCTGCAGGTGGCCAGGCGCGACCAGGCCACGCCGCAGTCGCGCGCCGTGCTGATGTTCGCGATGCTGCCGTATTTCTTCGTGATCACCATCTTCATGGGCGGCATGTACCTGGCGATCGACCTCACCGCCGGCGAGCGCGAGCGGCAATCGCTGGAGCCGTTGTTCGCCAACCCGGTGGCGCGCTGGAAGATCCTGTGCGGCAAGCTGGCGGCGATCTGCGCGTTCTCCACCGCCAGCCTGCTGATCACCCTGCTGGCGTTCGCCGTGGTGGGGCAGTTCATTCCGGCGGAGAAGATCGGCATGGAGCTGGACCTGGGCCTGCACTTCGCGACGTACGCGCTGCTGCTGATGCTGCCGCTGGTGCTGCTGCTGGCCGCGCTGCAGTCGATGGTGGCGGCGTTCGCCAAGAGTTACCGCGAGGCGCAGACCTACATCTCGCTGTTGATGCTGGTGCCGATCATTCCCAGCCTGCTGCTGTCGTTCATGCCGATCAAGGCGCAGGCGTGGATGTACGCGGTGCCGCTCTTGGGCCAGAACCTCGGCATCATGCAGCTGCTGCGCGGCGACGGCGTCAGCGCCGCGCAGATCGGCCTGTGTCTGGCCGGCAGTCTGGCGGCGGCGCTGATCGCGCTGCTGGCGACCGCCCAGCTGTACCGTTCGGAGAAGCTGGCGATCTCGGCCTGA
- the rmuC gene encoding DNA recombination protein RmuC, translated as MSATELLLTALVAVVLVVIALQVTVLVRGRDAEKTRSDAESRLRETSSQLAYAQAQAERAVTMERELRAAQEDLSARRAELASMSSQHGAAARSLAAANEQIALLTATSRAFAEEKSALLESQARLEQEVKSARQREIDTSKLLTDAKEEMAKEFKLMASTLLEEKGARLNEQQKATLSNLLGPFSKTLDDFKGKVEATREADLTAREGLIAQIRHLTELNQDIGAKAQSLTNALRGESKTRGMWGEAVLQRILELAGLREGIEFRTQASHHTEEVDGRLIPDVVLDLPRERAIVIDAKVSLIAYERFVSSADDDARAMALDDHSASIKRHIKDLSSKNYPSLYNLKSVDFTLLFVPIESALMAASEADPGLAQYALERHVALVSPNTLFTVLRTIEYIWRVDKTTRSMEEIVKRGGLMYDAAVRFSEHVVSIGDALAKATVATQAAEKALVNPRSGLVRQAEQLRDLGIKPKRSMPKKLSSAGDDLEPVENSSESGIDSTDLTREDDA; from the coding sequence ATGTCTGCCACCGAACTGCTGCTGACCGCTCTTGTCGCTGTCGTACTCGTGGTCATCGCCCTGCAGGTAACCGTGCTGGTGCGCGGGCGCGATGCCGAAAAGACGCGCAGCGACGCCGAGAGCAGGTTGCGCGAAACCTCGTCGCAACTGGCGTACGCGCAGGCCCAAGCGGAGCGGGCCGTGACCATGGAGCGTGAACTCAGGGCCGCGCAGGAGGATCTTTCGGCAAGACGCGCCGAACTGGCCAGCATGTCCAGCCAGCACGGCGCGGCCGCACGCAGCCTGGCGGCAGCCAATGAGCAGATCGCCTTGTTGACTGCCACCAGCAGGGCCTTTGCCGAGGAGAAAAGCGCCCTCCTCGAATCGCAGGCGCGGCTCGAACAGGAAGTGAAATCCGCTCGGCAGCGCGAAATCGATACAAGCAAGCTGCTGACCGACGCGAAGGAAGAGATGGCCAAGGAGTTCAAGCTGATGGCCAGCACGCTGCTGGAGGAAAAGGGTGCCCGGCTCAACGAGCAGCAGAAGGCCACGCTGTCCAACCTGCTTGGCCCCTTCAGCAAGACGCTCGACGACTTCAAGGGCAAGGTGGAGGCGACCCGCGAGGCTGACCTTACCGCGCGCGAGGGGTTGATCGCGCAGATCCGCCACCTCACCGAGTTGAACCAGGACATCGGCGCAAAAGCGCAGTCACTGACCAATGCGCTGCGAGGCGAGAGCAAGACGCGAGGCATGTGGGGCGAAGCGGTGTTGCAGCGCATCCTCGAACTAGCCGGACTACGCGAGGGAATCGAGTTCCGCACGCAGGCAAGCCATCACACCGAGGAGGTCGACGGCCGGCTCATTCCCGATGTGGTGCTCGACCTTCCGCGGGAACGCGCCATCGTCATCGACGCAAAAGTGTCGCTGATCGCCTACGAACGCTTCGTCTCCTCGGCCGACGACGACGCGCGGGCCATGGCGCTGGATGATCATTCCGCATCGATCAAACGGCACATCAAGGATCTGTCCAGCAAGAATTATCCCTCGCTGTACAACCTCAAGAGCGTGGACTTCACGCTGCTCTTCGTACCGATCGAAAGCGCGCTGATGGCGGCGAGCGAAGCCGATCCGGGCCTGGCGCAATACGCGCTGGAGCGCCACGTGGCACTGGTGTCACCGAATACACTGTTCACGGTACTGCGTACCATCGAGTACATCTGGCGTGTCGACAAGACCACGCGCAGCATGGAGGAAATCGTCAAGCGTGGTGGCCTGATGTATGACGCCGCGGTGCGCTTCAGCGAGCACGTCGTTTCCATTGGCGATGCACTCGCCAAAGCGACGGTGGCGACGCAGGCGGCGGAAAAGGCCCTGGTCAATCCAAGAAGCGGCCTGGTTCGACAGGCCGAACAACTGCGTGACCTCGGCATCAAGCCCAAGCGGTCGATGCCGAAAAAGCTGTCATCCGCAGGCGACGATTTGGAACCCGTGGAAAATTCTTCCGAAAGTGGAATCGACAGTACCGACCTCACCCGCGAAGACGATGCCTGA
- a CDS encoding winged helix-turn-helix domain-containing protein, translating into MKTLIGNDKATVKRLAERLKQAGSHREYQRIQCVLLRATLGSSAQEIAQILGWSASTVHTIHSRWAKEGEAIFALNERGGRHHQYLSEEEEKALLEPFVRQAEMGGMLRALDIRQAYAARVGKPVALSTIYRLLERHGWRKVIPRPRHPKADVSAQAAYKKTAALRSRRGRASG; encoded by the coding sequence GTGAAGACACTGATCGGCAACGACAAGGCCACGGTGAAGCGACTGGCGGAGCGACTGAAGCAAGCCGGATCGCATCGCGAGTACCAGCGAATCCAGTGCGTGCTGCTACGGGCCACACTGGGGAGCTCGGCGCAGGAGATTGCCCAGATCCTGGGATGGTCGGCGTCGACCGTCCATACGATCCATTCGCGCTGGGCCAAGGAAGGTGAGGCGATCTTCGCGCTGAACGAGCGTGGCGGCCGCCATCATCAGTACTTGAGCGAGGAAGAGGAGAAGGCACTGCTGGAGCCGTTTGTGCGACAGGCCGAGATGGGTGGGATGTTGCGTGCCTTGGACATCCGGCAGGCATATGCGGCACGGGTCGGCAAACCGGTGGCGCTGTCGACAATCTATCGCCTGTTGGAGCGGCATGGTTGGCGCAAGGTGATTCCACGGCCCCGCCACCCGAAGGCAGACGTTTCGGCCCAAGCGGCATATAAAAAAACTGCGGCGCTGCGTTCGCGCCGAGGTCGCGCGTCAGGCTAG